The sequence below is a genomic window from Actinokineospora baliensis.
GCCGGTGACCAACCAGCTGCTGCGCGAGGTCACCGACCTGCTCATGAGCCGGGTGCGCGCGCTGCTGGCCGAGATCCGCGAGGAACCGGAGCCCGAGGGCTTCTACCGCGCGGGCGGCAAGCGCGACGCCGCAGAGGGCTGAGGCACCGGTCATGGCTGGCAAGATCACGGTCATGGGCGCGGGGTCGTGGGGGACCACCTTCGCCAAGGTGCTGGCCGACGCGGGGACCGAGGTGGTCCTGTGGGCGCGGCGGCGCGACGTCGCCGAGGGCATCGCGGCGACCAGGCAGAACCGGGACTACCTGCCCGGGGTCGTACTGCCGGACCCGTTGACGTCCACTTCGGACCCGAGGGCGGCGCTCGAGGGCGCGGGCACGGTGGTGCTCGCGGTGCCCAGCCAGACCCTGCGGCACAACCTCACCGCCTGGCGGGCGCTGCTGCCGCGGGGGGCGACGCTGGTGAGCCTGGCCAAGGGGGTGGAGCTGGGCACGCTCAAGAGGATGAGCGAGGTCGTGGTCGACGTGGCGGGTGTGCCGCAGGACCAGGTCGCGGTGGTGTCGGGGCCGAACCTGGCCAAGGAGATCGCCGAGGAACAGCCCACGGCCACGGTCATCGCCTGCCGCGACCACGACCGCGCGGTGGCGCTGCAACAGGCCTGCACCACCGGCTACTTCCGGCCGTACACGATCACCGACGTCATCGGCTGCGAGCTCGGCGGCGCCTGCAAGAACGTCATCGCCCTGTCCTGCGGTATGGCCGACGGGCTCGGCTTCGGCGCCAACACCCTGGCCACGCTGATGACCCGCGGCCTCGCGGAGACCAGCAGGCTCGGCGCCGCGCTCGGCGCGGACCCGATGACCTTCGCGGGCCTCGCCGGTCTCGGCGACCTGGTGGCCTCGTGCTCCTCGCCGCTGTCGCGCAACCGGACCTTCGGCGCGCGGCTCGGTCGCGGCGAGACGATGGCGCAGGCGCAGGCGGCGGTGGGCGGCCAGGTCGCCGAGGGCGTGAAGTCGTGCTCGTCGATCCGGGAACTGGCGCTGCGGCACGGGGTGGAGATGCCGATCACCGAGGTGGTGCACCGGGTCTGCCACGACGGGTTCGACCCGAACGAGATGGCCGGTCAGCTGATCGGCCGCAAGACCAGGCCGGAGCGGTGAACGCGCCCCTCGGGGACGGGACCCGCTGCGTGCACGCGGGACAGGTCCCCTCCGCGCCCGGCGCGGCCGTCCCGCCGCAGCCGGTGCTGGCCGCGCAGTACCACCTGTCCGACGACCCCACCGACGACTTCTACGGCCGCGCGGGCAATCCGACGTGGCGGGCCCTGGAGTCGGCCATCGGTGAGCTCGACGGCGGGACGTGCCTGGTCTACGCCTCCGGCATGGCCGCGGTGTCGTCGGTGCTGAGGGTGCTGCTCAAGCCCGGTGACACGGTGGTCCTGCCGTCCGACGGCTACTACCTGGCGCGTTCCTACGTGCGCGAGCACATGAACGGCTTGGTGGTGCGGGAAGTCCCGACGGCGGGGGAGTGGACCGCGGACACGGTCGCGGGCGCACGCCTGGTGCTGCTGGAAACCCCGTCCAACCCCGGCCTCGACGTGTGCGACATCGCCGCGATCGCCGGGCTGGCGCACGCGGCGGGCGCGCTGGTCGCCGTCGACAACACCACGGTGACCCCGTTGGGGCAGCGGCCGTTGGAGCTGGGCGCGGACATCACCCTCGCCAGCGACACCAAGGCACTGGCCGGGCACAGCGACATCGTCCTCGGCCACGTCACCACCGCCGACCCGGACCTGGCCGCCCGGCTGCGGTCCGAGCGCACGGCGAGCGGGGCGGTGCCGGGGCCGTTCGAGGTGTGGTTGGCCCACCGCGGCTTGGGCACACTTGACCTGAGGTTGGCCCGCCAGGCGGAGAACGCGGCCGCGCTGTACGAGGCTCTGCGGGAGCACCCGGGGGTCCGGTCGGTGCGGTGGCCTGGTTCCCCGCTCGACCCGGCGCACCCGGTGGCCTCGCGGCAGATGCGCCGCTTCGGCGGGGTGGTCACCTTCGAGCTCGAGTCGGCGGCGGCCGTGGCGGGGTTCCTGGCCGCGTCCCGGTTGGTGTCCTCGGCGACCAGCTTCGGCGGCCTGCACTCCAGCGCCGACCGCCGGGCCCGCTGGGGCGACCCGGTCCCCGAGGGCCTGGTGCGCTTCTCCTGCGGCTGTGAGGACACCCGCGACCTCGTCGCCGATGTCCTCACAGCCCTGGGCGCCTAGACCGGCAGCGCCATCGTCATGACGACCTCGCCGTGCGGGGTGTCGGACCCGCCAGCGGCCTCGATGCTGACGCCGACCTGGTTGGCCGCCCCGATCCCTGCGCTGTCCACGATGGACGCCCGGCCGGTGCTGTCCGGGGTCATCAGGCCAACCGAGCGCGGGTCACCGTTGTCGCGCATCAGCCACGCCTGGTAGGTCTTGCCCGCGGGGGCGGGCGGCATGTTGGCCGCCAGCAGCATGACCTTGCCCTGCGCGCGGGACACGACGACGGTGCCGTTGAGCCCGGTGGTCGTCGACCCGCTGACGAACCGCGCGTCGTCGGCCGACAGCAGCTCCACCATGGCCGTGGTCTGCGACTTCTGGTCGTCGAGCTGGTCCTGGTTGCGCACCAGGGCGACACCGAGGGCCACGGACACGACCAGCAGCGCGGCGGCCGCGATCCCGGTCAGCCGCAACGCCCACGCCGGCCGGGAGCGCCTGGGGCCGTCCGCGTGGTGCTCCAGCGGCGGCAGTTGCCGGACCTGCGCGACCCGGGCGAGCACCCGCGCCTTGAGCTCCGGCGGTGGCACCTCCGACACCGCGTCCCCGACGCGAGCGGCGGTGGCCTGCAGTTCGCGCACCTCCTGGGCGCACGCCTCGCAGACGGCGAGGTGCCGCTCGAAGGCGGCGCGCTCGATCTCCGGGATCGCGTCGAGCGCGTAGGCGCCGGTCAGCGCGTGGATGTCAGCGGTCATC
It includes:
- a CDS encoding anti-sigma factor, whose translation is MTADIHALTGAYALDAIPEIERAAFERHLAVCEACAQEVRELQATAARVGDAVSEVPPPELKARVLARVAQVRQLPPLEHHADGPRRSRPAWALRLTGIAAAALLVVSVALGVALVRNQDQLDDQKSQTTAMVELLSADDARFVSGSTTTGLNGTVVVSRAQGKVMLLAANMPPAPAGKTYQAWLMRDNGDPRSVGLMTPDSTGRASIVDSAGIGAANQVGVSIEAAGGSDTPHGEVVMTMALPV
- a CDS encoding NAD(P)H-dependent glycerol-3-phosphate dehydrogenase → MAGKITVMGAGSWGTTFAKVLADAGTEVVLWARRRDVAEGIAATRQNRDYLPGVVLPDPLTSTSDPRAALEGAGTVVLAVPSQTLRHNLTAWRALLPRGATLVSLAKGVELGTLKRMSEVVVDVAGVPQDQVAVVSGPNLAKEIAEEQPTATVIACRDHDRAVALQQACTTGYFRPYTITDVIGCELGGACKNVIALSCGMADGLGFGANTLATLMTRGLAETSRLGAALGADPMTFAGLAGLGDLVASCSSPLSRNRTFGARLGRGETMAQAQAAVGGQVAEGVKSCSSIRELALRHGVEMPITEVVHRVCHDGFDPNEMAGQLIGRKTRPER
- a CDS encoding cystathionine gamma-lyase, yielding MNAPLGDGTRCVHAGQVPSAPGAAVPPQPVLAAQYHLSDDPTDDFYGRAGNPTWRALESAIGELDGGTCLVYASGMAAVSSVLRVLLKPGDTVVLPSDGYYLARSYVREHMNGLVVREVPTAGEWTADTVAGARLVLLETPSNPGLDVCDIAAIAGLAHAAGALVAVDNTTVTPLGQRPLELGADITLASDTKALAGHSDIVLGHVTTADPDLAARLRSERTASGAVPGPFEVWLAHRGLGTLDLRLARQAENAAALYEALREHPGVRSVRWPGSPLDPAHPVASRQMRRFGGVVTFELESAAAVAGFLAASRLVSSATSFGGLHSSADRRARWGDPVPEGLVRFSCGCEDTRDLVADVLTALGA